A part of Bacillus spongiae genomic DNA contains:
- a CDS encoding PH domain-containing protein, translating to MIDVKHYNPLLILFNLRKLVKNSIFIFIYLFVIKMGSESTFIQYGRLIFLLCIGVTIVSIIIKWLTHTYQLDETSFHLYKGLFKKTKQTIPFSKIQNVNRHTSILHRIFNVTSLSFETGTAGKDGTVEFEVISRTEADKMEEYISRKSIDELAQPETKNEENELTLSNRTLHFKPTKVDLLKASFTSLSFFVLIPLIISTYFSVDDMFDVEGKVVGLFSAIFNSWWVVMIMMIVLIVASISFGMLRTFLKYGKYEIYSDDDRIYISKGIIDETAFSISKEKVQAIEINQSIMKRLFGLAEVKLTSAGSIKSGGEGLEINSLYPFLPISRVEDLLLDILPTYKVTQKMVKLPYKALFIRMLKPSWVWIIATIALGYFKPDFLGNEQSWWILSLVLFVIIYVSRWLDFTNTSYILNNNFIQLKSGSLTTSLFVSKREKIIEVQVTCNKFQKLLGLASIEITNRAKPVRKTGISDIPLEFADLFYRWYIDRKQDIEVE from the coding sequence ATGATTGACGTGAAGCATTACAATCCATTACTCATTCTTTTCAACTTAAGAAAACTTGTAAAGAATTCAATCTTTATTTTCATCTATTTGTTCGTTATAAAAATGGGATCAGAATCTACATTTATTCAATATGGAAGACTTATTTTTCTTCTATGTATAGGAGTGACCATTGTTTCCATTATTATTAAATGGTTAACCCATACATACCAATTAGATGAAACTTCCTTTCATCTTTATAAAGGGTTGTTCAAAAAAACGAAGCAAACTATCCCTTTTTCCAAAATTCAAAATGTTAATCGTCATACAAGCATACTTCATCGAATATTTAACGTTACTTCCCTTAGCTTTGAAACGGGGACGGCTGGTAAAGATGGTACTGTAGAGTTCGAGGTTATTTCTCGAACCGAAGCAGATAAAATGGAAGAATACATATCAAGAAAGTCAATTGATGAGTTAGCTCAACCTGAGACTAAAAATGAGGAGAATGAGTTAACTTTATCGAATCGAACACTTCATTTTAAACCGACGAAGGTAGATTTATTAAAGGCTTCTTTTACCTCTTTAAGCTTCTTTGTTCTTATTCCGTTAATCATTTCTACTTATTTCAGTGTGGATGATATGTTTGATGTGGAAGGAAAAGTAGTTGGCTTATTTTCAGCTATTTTCAATAGCTGGTGGGTCGTAATGATCATGATGATTGTTTTGATTGTTGCCTCTATTAGTTTCGGAATGCTTCGGACGTTCTTAAAATATGGAAAATATGAAATTTATTCAGATGATGATAGAATTTACATATCAAAAGGAATTATCGATGAGACGGCTTTCTCTATATCAAAAGAGAAAGTGCAGGCAATTGAAATAAACCAGTCTATCATGAAACGGTTGTTTGGGTTGGCTGAAGTAAAGCTGACAAGTGCAGGTAGCATTAAATCTGGCGGTGAAGGCCTTGAGATAAACTCACTGTACCCCTTCTTACCTATTAGTCGTGTTGAGGATCTACTATTGGATATTTTACCAACATATAAAGTGACACAAAAGATGGTGAAGCTTCCTTATAAAGCTTTATTCATTCGTATGCTGAAACCGAGCTGGGTATGGATAATTGCAACGATTGCTCTAGGCTATTTTAAGCCAGACTTTTTAGGCAATGAGCAATCCTGGTGGATTCTATCTTTAGTACTGTTTGTCATCATCTATGTTTCTAGGTGGTTAGATTTCACGAATACAAGCTATATATTGAATAATAACTTCATTCAACTTAAATCTGGGAGTTTAACAACTTCACTATTCGTATCAAAGCGAGAAAAAATAATAGAAGTACAAGTGACATGTAATAAATTTCAAAAGCTATTGGGGCTTGCATCAATAGAAATAACTAATCGGGCTAAGCCTGTACGAAAAACAGGAATTAGTGATATCCCCTTGGAATTTGCTGATTTATTTTATAGGTGGTATATCGATCGTAAGCAGGATATAGAAGTTGAGTGA
- a CDS encoding GNAT family N-acetyltransferase produces MIIEKLRFEVNGLTYTIRSAIETDARDLSALRLKIDGETENMDRERGEAFIDVPEFEQVINMDTKMERNLFLVAEVDDRIVGYSRCEGTYLTRFSHKVEFGVCVLKEFWGYGMGNNLLKESISWADSNEIKKITLNVTETNDKAIQLYRKYGFEIEGILKNDKRLSDNKYYNTVLMGRLKEGKN; encoded by the coding sequence ATGATTATCGAGAAACTAAGGTTCGAAGTTAACGGATTAACTTATACGATTCGGTCGGCCATTGAAACCGATGCAAGGGATTTGTCTGCTTTGAGACTAAAGATTGATGGTGAGACGGAAAATATGGACAGAGAGAGGGGAGAAGCATTTATTGATGTACCTGAATTCGAACAGGTAATTAACATGGATACGAAAATGGAAAGAAATTTATTTTTAGTAGCGGAAGTTGATGACCGCATAGTAGGGTATTCAAGATGCGAAGGAACCTATTTAACGAGATTCTCTCATAAAGTAGAATTTGGCGTATGCGTATTAAAAGAGTTTTGGGGATATGGAATGGGAAATAATCTATTAAAAGAATCGATCTCTTGGGCGGATTCGAATGAGATAAAAAAAATTACGCTAAATGTAACGGAAACAAACGATAAAGCTATTCAATTGTATAGGAAGTATGGTTTTGAAATTGAAGGAATATTAAAAAATGACAAAAGACTCTCAGACAATAAATACTATAACACTGTACTGATGGGAAGGTTAAAAGAGGGGAAAAATTAG
- a CDS encoding PH domain-containing protein: MFSQIHAPQNRLSKDAVKVWIISEVISSSIIFSLLTVVFYLDHLFLWKEWVGWILIGITVLSIFSTVWSIFFRPFLLYKIWRYDVDEDFLQLKSGAFTVRHELVPMTKIQSVETNHGPLLRKYGLRTLSITTMGSTHVIPALPKDVAIELRDQVAHFAKVNEVG, encoded by the coding sequence TTGTTTTCTCAAATTCACGCACCACAAAACCGCCTATCTAAAGATGCAGTAAAAGTATGGATCATTAGTGAAGTGATATCTTCTAGCATTATTTTCAGCCTACTTACAGTGGTGTTTTATTTAGACCATCTGTTTTTATGGAAAGAGTGGGTCGGTTGGATTCTTATCGGAATCACTGTTCTATCGATATTTTCTACTGTGTGGTCAATTTTTTTTCGCCCATTTCTCTTGTATAAAATTTGGCGCTATGATGTCGATGAAGATTTTCTACAATTGAAATCTGGTGCATTTACGGTTCGGCATGAGCTTGTCCCTATGACGAAAATACAATCAGTCGAAACAAATCACGGACCATTATTAAGGAAATATGGGCTTCGGACTTTGTCGATTACTACGATGGGCTCCACTCACGTCATACCTGCTTTACCAAAAGATGTAGCAATCGAACTGAGGGATCAAGTTGCTCATTTTGCCAAAGTGAACGAGGTGGGTTAA